TGAAGCTTTGATAAGACGTTGGCATGGTTGTCTACAAGAGACTTAAGGTTAAGACCTATTTTGAATAAACATGTTTTCCTAGTTGAACCTGATAATTAATTTCCCAATATTGGACAGCATATTGTCTCGTAGCAACAAAGAatattttttctgaaatttctcGCTCAATCATACAGTGGGTGCAAGCAATTGAAACCATCAATTGTACATATTAATCATGATACACGAGAAAAAAAGATATGAATGATAAATAAACTTATTCGTAGAAAATCtacttgatatatatatacgtCAAGAAAAACGCGTCTTGTAGCTAGCACTACTGGAGTCAATATGATGAATCATTTCATGGTCCAAATGAGGTGTCACGCACCAAATAGTACCCACAGACACTATACCACAACGGCCAATATTGGAATTGGAGATATGAGATATATCTAAATAGACACgtccaagaaaaaaagaaagttgaCTATGTAAGTGACAATTCCCTCTGTGGCTGAAACTTACCAGAAATAATAATGCTTTGTTTTTTCATGCAGAGGTATGCAATATCATAAGATAACGAGgatgttttttgtttcaaagGGAGCATAATTGCGGCGTTGAATTAGGTTAGATAAAAATCCAAATCAATATTGATGGATCAACAATATCGATGGGATTTTGAGAACGCATGCAATGCACTCGATCTCTTTTACGGATCGCTGAAATTtcgttttcctttttaattttggtatttttcgGCTTACTAAAATTCGTATAGAAAACGTCATTTTATTCATTAAGCTAAAGAAAATTTGCTAAGCCAATGGCCAAGTCAAGTTCGCGGTTAAAATGCATCCTTGCATTTTAAACCTTAAATCACAAACTATGGTCGCTTCTTTAAATgtgaaacttaaaaaataagttatatcatgctgagaattttttttcatagtatATATACCATGATAATAATGAATTTaagaacttatattttttttatcgccAAAAAAGGCTAAGTCAAGGCTCAATGGCAGTGATCATCACAACTAAGTTCACACCACCATAATCAAAGATCCATAACAACAAAGCcagaatatattaataataaaaaaagaaagaaaagcaaaacaACATGGGAGGACAATAACCGAACTCAtggcaaagaaaaaagaaactatgCCGTAATCTCTAATATGGAATAACTTGCCTaccatttacaaaataaaaataaaaaatagtaataatggTAGGAACAAAATCCCACCAACAAAAATTAACTATAGACAACCCTTGAGAAACAAGCCTATCTGTGCActtcattaaaagaaaaagaaataattttttattaagttttatttacattttgatCAAATTCTAATTAGTTAGAATTCATTCCTCTAATGAAGTACAGggttaagatttttcttttaatggaGAATTTTTCTCTTAAAGAGCTTTAATGGAGATGTTAGATTtaacacgttttttttttttaaaaaaaacaaaagtaaagcaatTAATCAgcaaattttttataaacaaaattggaaaaaaCATGCTTTTGTTCTTCCTCACTTCTTTGTCCTCTCTCTCCTTTCTACCCTGGCTCTCTTTATCTccactttttctctctttcttccctCTCTGTCTCTCATCTTTCTTgcaattttttcatttctttcttgaGTGATGGATGATctcttttaagataaaaaaaattaaaaacttctattatatttttaaaacttttattttggtctttcatagtttttaagcaaaaataaaaagttgtgcCAAACCTAGGATAACACATGTAAACAAGATTAGTTACTCATAAATTATTTgagttcaaatttttaaatgtttgattgaattcgtctattttaattaaataaataagcacaattttgtatatgtaCATTGTTGCATTTTTCTTCCAACAAGAATTCAAATCTTTATTCATCTCACTGTGACAAACTAATCTCATCCGAATTCAttcaaaaaaaaactaaccccACCCGTGAGACCAACTCTCATTGGTACATTAGTacattatagataaaaaaaaaatgataatgttatatgaaaaaaaaatgtactttaataagttataattttatcttaaaattatcattacatacagttaatattcattttttttttgcttttttcatTGCTTTTATCTTGACTTCTAACATTCACAAAACTATCTAAGTCATTACAGATAAATATTTCaagaaaattattacaaataaatattaagattataaataaattaaacaagttAAAATCAAGTATTATTTTACTTCGAGAATAATTATTGATTTAGGGTTTAAATAACttattgtataaattaattttattaattcaattgttaaatatttttatgttgactCAACGACCATGCACCAAATTTTAGGTGAACAAGACACTtataattatctaattttattattaatatttacttatatttttttttaaaagtacattattcattaaatctaatttatttcataaaatatgcACTAGGTGTCAACCACAGGATAGAGTATAATTGAAAACATCAATCTAGGTTTAGTTTAAGCCTAACTCTATTATGGTATCATATCATATCCAGTTCTAAGTTTGATTAAAGGATGACTGGTGtgtcaaccacaaaaagatGCTTAATGTACATTGCTCAtaattcaagattttttttccaataatgagTACGGCTTAAATTGTTAATAGACCAATAACTCTATCCACTTACATAAAGAATAAATAAGTGtttcattaataaatttcacaataaattaaagatataaaaattaacaattaataactaatacatttaaatatgaatttatatttttataattgaaaagatGCACTcgtatatttcttatttaaagtACCATACATAGTATCTCTGAAAACttagtttttaattagattaactGTCAATATGTAATTCATATAGTGAACTTCGCCGTCATGAGATAAGATGTTGTATGTTTCACATACTCATGCATcgagtaatatatttttcttttttcacattTCATTTTTAGTGCTATACTAATATTAGCCATTGGCTACAACAATCGAGcactaatttaaaataacatcctcttatttttaaatttcacgtTCCGAACTCtttatgtttcaatttttaacatatttatccTAAACTGAGTTGAAGACCACAACTCGGCGgaaataaataacaaagagTCACTTGCGGATTACGATGTGCTAAATCTGTGGGGTTAAAGCTTTTGACAAATTTGTGACATTATGCAATTTATTTCCTTcaaaattgaaagattcgacGGCATATAAATTCTTGTTGTACagtatgattttataattatataaaacaaaaccatacacaataataaaatacaagCCAAAAGTCAGATTATTTGGTACTCAACAAACCTAGAAACAACTTGTCTCGTACACAACATCattcaaaagaaaatagtatTCATCAAATTGGACAAATCCCTTATTAACGCCAATGGAAAACCAATAAGTCTCATGGCCTCCTACCCAGCGCAACCTCCAGCAGTCATCAAATCCAAAATTGCCGATGTTGTGCCAAATCCAAacatcaaacaaaacaaaaaagatatgttacactatatttttctatttatgttGCCCATTAATGTGCATCACATTTTTCAGAGAAAATATAAGCTACAAACACGGAATGTAACAATAATGCACAGCAGTTTGAAATGACAATAGACAATCTACTCTTTAAGATATCTACCACAGCTATATAAAACCAGCATATCAAGAGTCCATctcaacaggaaaaaaaaaatattaaaaagagaaGGCTGTGAAGAACCAAGATCTCAACAGTAACTGGTTTTAAACTATATCTCTGTCTACTGGAAATACAGGTACAAGTGGATAACATGCCACCcatatcaaaaaaaaaaactggaagGCAATGTAATGTGTTACCTTGGGGAAGTAACTTCTTGCCAAAAAGCAATAAAAGAATCATTTGAAGAATCAGCAGTTACTACACATTTAACAACATTCGACCGGAGGTCATCATACTTTCTTGCATCGATCGCATAAATACTACATATGCCTAAAGAAAAAAGGCCAACACTAGTTTCAAGAGTGCTGATATAGGTGATACAATAGTCCCACTGCTGCTACCACTGGTGTGGTCTTCAACCGTACGTCACGAACAGAATTTAATCTGGCTCGAAAAATGTTTCCATTAGACATTTGTCTCACAAAACGAGTAAACCGATCCCAATTTCGGGATTCAAACAATCTTTTGTCCATTCTTACAAAGTTGAATGAGAAAGATCGCTTCTCAATCCCATCTGAGTAAAATTTTGACATCTTAAGCACCTGGGTGAATGCACCATCATCcaaattagttgaaaaatttTGACCTTCGAGTGATATATCACAGAGCCTAGCAGCCAGCAAAAGCTGTCTAAGAAAACCTTCAGGACTACCATCTGGATTGATCTTCTGCATTACAGCATCTTGCATTTCAAAACAAGAGCAGCACATTGAAAATCCATACTTGCTAAACATGCGAGCAATGGGTAAGTATCCATCCCTGTTAGAAGTATTATAATAACCAGCTGTTAACTCTGATGGATGGGATTGCGTGACATAGTGCCAGTGAATGGCAGCCAATTTTGCTGATATATGGACTTCCGAACCCCTAAATATAGTTTCAGCTTCCCTACAAATCCTCTCCCCATGCAGCAGCAACATATCTGAGTACCATTCAAGGAAAAATTTACCATATGGTGTGTCCCAAGAGCCACCgtcatttttgaaaaaatcagtATGCTCCGGATTTTGCATCAAACTTCCACTACCAAATGGACCACCATTTCCCCATTCACGCTTTCCAATATTTCTTGCAGAGGCATTCAGAGAAGCAAGCATATACTGGCAGATGgcaaacaagaaaaaacaaagttaaatacgATACTATTCACTGAACATCATAGAGTATGCAAATGGGTAATCGCCAGTCTCCCACAACCTACACAAAGCAACAAGTCTAAAACTCCACAAACTACAAAGTCATGCCTAAATCTGAATCTTCAGCCTACCTTATCATAGCACTGAAACTCTCCAAGTTCATGAGGCCAAGCCAAATTTGGCTCCTGTGAAGAGAATGAAGGATATCTTAGTTCACCACCAGGACCCATGCCAATCTGTACACCCTgcaaaacaaaacagtgttACACAAATTACAACAAACATCTAATAGTAATAGCTGGGAATTCAAATCCTAATTGTATTATAACATCCAAAAATCATCATAGAACCTTACTGTGATGATAACACCAAGCAAAGACCCGAAAGTGTCCCTAAAATTCCTCATAAAATCTGCATACGCTTGAATAGGTGAACGCCCATGTAGCACAGGAAGAATATCACATCCAAGGGAAATGTATTCAATATTTCTTCTTCCAAACCTGTCACAATACGCTAACTCTATATCTTTCTGTATCTCATCAAGCACCCATAGAGGAAGAGGTATCCTACACAAGGGGGACAAACTTCCACAGTATGAGGCTCATGACTAGGAAAATACCTacctacaaaaataataataataattcaaaataaaccaaATCAACTCTGCTTAGATCATCAACACAACCCAGGTCAAACGTCCATAAAGCATTGAATAAAACAGTTAAACACTTGAATTATCATTTTCACACACTAAAacatattataagaaaaaaaattactcttaggATTTGAATTTGGGTCTAACTCAATCACAAAAGTTGACTCGTGAGATTACAGATATCCGTTCCTTATATACACTATCTTTGGTCATATCACTACACACCCCTCAAGTTAAGGACTGGACGTCTCAAACATGAAAATGTGAAATTTGCAAAAATTGACATCTCCGGGTGCTCCGACAACATGCTCGGATAACAGGTGTCCCAAGAAAACTACTAGAACGATACCAATTTAGAAAGAATAGGCTttgataacattttaaaatttataattatctcTTGTATACCAAAAGTTAACTGGTGAGGTAATCTTTTACTTATATACACTATTTTAGACATCGAGCACTGGACATCTCAAGCACGAAATCTGCAAAATTTGACATCTAAGGAAACTTCGATAACAGATAGCCTGACACGACCAACAACCACTACTAGGATAGGTTCTGGTATCAtgttagaatttgaaatttgagttTAGACCTAACTCGACCCAAAAACTTCCTATCTTGCAAGGTGAGAGTCGTCCACCacttatatacattattttgatCGTATGGTTAAGGAATCTTGAACTATTACCACATACCAATTGGGGTGAAGGTGTGATTTTCGATAATTAGCACATACCAATTGGGATCATCAGGTCCCGTGCCATGCTGATGAAAGGCGAGAACCGCTCGAACCTTAAGGCCACACTTGCACGCCATCGCGACGAGTTCCTCATACCCTCTCCAATCGTAAACCCTAGGTTTGTTCTTCTCGACCAATCCCCACCAAATTTCAATAACCACGCCTTCCACACCGGCCGTGGCGAGAGCCTTGAGTGAGAACATCATCGCCTTGGGCCGCGCGACACGGCCCTCCCGGCCGACGGAATTCACCGGCAGCGTGACGAACACCGGCGAGCCGCGGCGCCGGCGCCGCGGAGAGAAGTCGTGGTGGAGCTGGTAGGCGACGTCACCGCTGCCGTTGTCCGGCGACAGGGAGCCGCCGGCGTCGGGGGACCTGGAGGAGTTGAGGCGCGAAGAGACGAGGGCGTGGCGGCGAGGGGGCGAGCGGGCTCGGAAGGTGACGCGGGAGGGGAAGCGAGTTAGGCGAGTGGAATCGGTCCGAGTGGAGacgaaggagaaggagaaggagaagctGGCGGTGGATTGAGAGAGGATCGCCATTGATTGGGGATTGGAGGGATAGGGTTTGAGAGAGAGTGTCACATAGAAATAGAATAGAGAAGAGAGGGAGCACAGTGTCTCTGACTCTACACTCTACTTCTCGCCCTGTGGAGGAGAGAGATTATATGccatttttcactttttcattttcaaataaaatgccTTTCTCCACTTCTTCTTCTATAACTTTAAATTCTAtcatttagttttaaataacttttagttattgtaattttttattttttattttttttcttgtaatttttttttcttttactgtttataaattatgtttgtttttattttatttttaaaatactttaaataacaCTTTGATCAATGACAAAAAATTACCTAAAAtactatgaaaataaaaaataaaaaaatactaaataaaatgctaaaaaatatttaaatctatcatctaataagaaattaacattgaattttaaagaaattattacaaAACTGAGGAGTATACATAATGTTATGATTAAATATTAATGcaaacaatatattattattatattcataaTCTATTCATATTATATGATATGATGTTTTTTTCTGAATTAATATATGATATGATGTATTctcttttaaagaattaaataaaaaatattttgattaaaaaaacatacctttttcctctaatgcattttaattttttaattaacttgtttaaattaattttacatgttATAAATTTATCACAAGGTTTATTTCAAATGTTAATTTTGTCTTACTCCTACagtgttaattttaaaaaataatgttggcAAACCCACGTGAGAGCACAACGTAGaagctaattaaaattaaatattaatagtataaaaaggTAAGCAATACTAATATCTAGAAAATATTgtgttaaaaaagaaatttgttgTGTTGACCGTTGATTTATTAAGTTCGTATTTTGCGCGTGATGAGAAGGTTAAAAAGAGAATTTGCATatgaacaaaaattaaacaataaaaacaaatttataaccaattttttttagtgaacaGCTTATTACCAATTAATGCATATATaatgtttaaataatttatattgaattGTACcccaaaaaataagtattttttacacacaaaaaaaattgtaactatcattaataacatcattaaataatatattacaaaCATTCATCCTCTCTTTAAGTAACATCACATCAGTGGTTACTTTTAGATTTTTATGACTAAAATATTTAAGTGTGTGAGTTATAGTGCAATAAAagcaattaaattcatttttcacattttttaagtGATAATATGTTACCTCAGGGCAATTAAATACGTGCCAAAATCAATGGTTTAAATAGGTTCTgttaataaatagaaataacaCTTTGtggttattatattaatatacattttctaTGGAGATAagtatatgtaaacaaaaatgGTAGAGATTAAaagtgagtaaaataaaaattaaaagaataacaaattaCAAATAATGCTGCAATTATAAGGTAAAAACTtttacattatatataaatatagatattttacattatatatTACGTCTTGTACAACCAAAGCAAGaaatttatccttaaaattGTTGAGGAAAAGTTTTAAGCTCAGTCAGTTAACGCAAAAAATACATAGGTCATATGCAAGTTATAAGGAGTAAAATTGAACCAAGACTCAAtcattaactttattttagaaaacaatGTACTACAAAATTAATACACCACTAATTTTTTCCTTGAGATAAGGGTTTGCGTCAGAGAAAAGGACATCCTAAAGTTTAATCATACTAAACAAAACAATCAATCCCTTGTATAAGTTACGTGTAGAGGCTTGCTTTTATGCTTCTATGTTGTTTGTTTGCgaatttttataacatttttaaatatctaatattttgttaattaaaaatttaatgtgtaacgcattttttaaaacacaaataaaaattagcTATAAGATTATATAATTGcagaaattaatttatctaaaatttgatatacataactattaaaataagacttaaatgtaattttatttcttttattttgttccaTCTATGATTTTGTCTTTCATTCTAAAATAGAGatatttgatcttttattttaaaaaattcataattttaaatctttcttttattttgtttaatctatgattttgtctttcattttaaaatagagatatttgatctttttattttaaaaaattcataattttaaatctcaTATTTCAAAATGTTATTTGGTCATTTTATTTGATCCcgtattttaacaaataaaaaaatttagttcaattttcaattttatttatattatttctcacattatttaaaataaattactataattgtgattattttttttttactaaatggaAGAATCAAATATCTCTGTTTTAAAATGAAGAAACTAATTACCTAtccaataaaatgaaatatcaaaattacatttaaacctT
This genomic interval from Glycine max cultivar Williams 82 chromosome 5, Glycine_max_v4.0, whole genome shotgun sequence contains the following:
- the LOC100805981 gene encoding beta-amylase 3, chloroplastic yields the protein MAILSQSTASFSFSFSFVSTRTDSTRLTRFPSRVTFRARSPPRRHALVSSRLNSSRSPDAGGSLSPDNGSGDVAYQLHHDFSPRRRRRGSPVFVTLPVNSVGREGRVARPKAMMFSLKALATAGVEGVVIEIWWGLVEKNKPRVYDWRGYEELVAMACKCGLKVRAVLAFHQHGTGPDDPNWIPLPLWVLDEIQKDIELAYCDRFGRRNIEYISLGCDILPVLHGRSPIQAYADFMRNFRDTFGSLLGVIITGVQIGMGPGGELRYPSFSSQEPNLAWPHELGEFQCYDKYMLASLNASARNIGKREWGNGGPFGSGSLMQNPEHTDFFKNDGGSWDTPYGKFFLEWYSDMLLLHGERICREAETIFRGSEVHISAKLAAIHWHYVTQSHPSELTAGYYNTSNRDGYLPIARMFSKYGFSMCCSCFEMQDAVMQKINPDGSPEGFLRQLLLAARLCDISLEGQNFSTNLDDGAFTQVLKMSKFYSDGIEKRSFSFNFVRMDKRLFESRNWDRFTRFVRQMSNGNIFRARLNSVRDVRLKTTPVVAAVGLLYHLYQHS